The genomic segment TTCTGGTTAGTAGACTGGATTTATTCAAACGTTTCTGGTATTCAACTTATTCCAAGCAGGTACCTAGGTGGTGTCTTTGACGTTGAGTCTCTGGTAGAGAAGCTACTTCAACAGCTTGCAAGCAAGCAAACTATCCTGGTAAATGTCTGTGACACTACAAATATATCCCATCCTATCAGCATGTACGGTTCAAATGTATCCGATGATGGGCTGCAGCATGTTAGTGCCCTCAACTTTGGTGATCCATTCCGCAAGCATGAGATGCGATGCCGGTATAGCATTCTTTTACCCATGCACTGTTTATTTCCTGTATGTTTTCTATGGGTCCTTTCAGGTTGTTAACTCACTGAGCACAGGTTGCCTATTTACCTACGCCTAAACATTTATGATCATTCAAATGAAAGTGGAAGCatagtcaaaattttccaaatcaTGCTCTTACTTGAACTTTCTGCACCATGTGCTCTATTTTGGAGAGTTCTTTGGTAATCTTAACTTTATCTCTGCTAGAGGATTCCATTATTCATATGTTTTCTAACTGATATTATTGTCACCTAAAAATAAGCAAGGATATTTATAAAATGTAATAGAGGTGAATATGGGGTTAGGAGTTGATTATTACTAGGATGGACTTAACTTGTTCTTGTCCAAAAACTGCAACTAAAGACACAAACACAGATATGGAAACATACACATTATAGTTGTAAGTACTTTTTCTCATATGCATGTCTGCTTGTGTGCCCTATATACTATGAACTTTCCATATGTTGCCGTGTTTGGTGGGGATGAGGAGGCTATTTGTGGTCTGATTGTGAGTGCCTTTCAAGTCTTTGTTCAGGGTTGTTTGGTTTGGGGGGGTGCTGGGGGAGGGATTGGGTGGAGGGGAAGAGACAGGGTGGGTGATAATGAGGAGTTGCATGGAGCAGGTGTTGGAGTGCAGGATGGAAGGGTGTGGCAGATTGATAGCCTGCTGCATGACTCTTTCCAAGAGGGTAATTATGAGAAAGGAAGGGGAGTCATCATTGGTGGTTCTTTTTCTGAGCTGGTGATGGACATGAGCAGGAGATCTTGCAAGGAGTGTGTTCTGGTTCAGTGTCAGAGAAGTATATGGGTTCAATTGCCACCCTTGATGTTTCATAATTGGTGGTGAAAGTAATCTATTGCATCTTGCTGATGAAGTTTTATTGTTGATGCAGCTTCAAACACAAACCACCTTGGCCATGGCTTGCAATAACAACCTCAATTGGCATACTTGTGATTGCATTGCTAGTGGGACAAATATTCCATGCCACAGTAAATCGAATAGCCAAAGTTGAGGATGATTATCATGATATGATGGAGCTCAAAAAGCGTGCTGAGGCGGCTGACATTGCAAAATCACAGGTacattttacttttagtttaaGTGCAAAAGTGTCTCCCCACATTGAGAATTTGTTGATAAAATGTCTGATGTTACATGCGACTTGCTGTAGTTTCTTGCCACCGTTTCTCATGAGATCAGGACTCCCATGAATGGTGTTCTAGGTATGTCTGCAAGTTCTTGCCCTAATATTGCTATTTTTATTCAGATGCTTCCATCTGTTTGGAGCAAGAGACTGATGTCATCAAATATGTCCAATTTCTAGGGATGTTGCATATGCTTATGGACACAGATCTAGATGTAACTCAACAAGATTATGTCAAAACTGCACAGGGAAGTGGTAGAGCTTTAGTTTCTCTTATTAATGAGGTTCTAGACCAGGCGAAGATTGAATCTGGTAAACTCGAGCTTGAGGCAGTGCGCTTTGACCTGAGAGCTATTCTGGATGATGTTTTGTCACTGTTTTCAGGAAAATCACAGGAAAAAGGTGTCGAGGTACTCTTATCAATTAGGCTTCTGATGATTTTCCTATTTTACACTTGCTTCATTTGCATCTTTATTTTAGCTAACgtgctttttaaaaaaaatatatatatattaaaaaaaaaacttgtatgCAGTTGGCTGCCTACGTTTCTGATAAGGTCCCTGAAATGCTAATTGGTGATCCTGGGAGATTTCGACAGATAATTACGAATCTGATGGGTAACTCGATCAAAGTAAGTGCATTTCtgatttgattttccttttttggtcTGTGAAAGGAAAAGATCATGCAGAGGATAATAACTTTTTTTAGCTGTTCTCCcagacaaaaaataataataataataataagatacATAGAAAGGGAAGTCCCACAATTACTGATCctctttctttcatttggtATTTGTTCCTACTTTACCACAATACTGTAGGTTTACACCAGTATGCAATGTACAAACCAATTCTTTTATATGTCCTGGCCGCCTCTTTTTGAAAAGAAGCCTGTAATTTCTAGGACTGCAGTAAAGGGATAACTTTGATATTCTCAAATTCTTGAGAGAACAATTATCAGAAAATTCCTGTTCACTACACTGGGATATAAATCAGGCAAATATGATGCCCATGCAGTAAATCTAAACAAAATAGTAAATGAGACCTTGATTTAAACTATTGTAATTAACGAAAAAGGATGAATGAGTGCTGCCAAATTTATTTGAAACAAGAGCCAAGATTTCTGCTTATATTTCTCCTGAAGAATTTTTAGCGATGATAATGGATCAGAATAAGAATGCTTTACTTTTCCTTCTGCAAAGATAGTGTCTAAtttgtacatgtttcttttgCTTGGAACTGACTAATATTTTGTCTATTTGTAGTTCACGGAAAAAGGACACGTACTTGTGACTGTCCATCTTGTTGAAGAAGTGGTGGATTCTGTTAAAGGTGAAACAGAATCATATTCAGATGACACATTGAGTGGGTTGCCTGTAGCTGACAGACGACAGAGTTGGAGAGGATTTAGAGGTTTCAGCCCAGACGGACCTATTGCAGCATTACCGTCCTCCTCAATTGACGAAATCAATCTAATTGTATCAGTGGAGGACACAGGTGCAGGAATTCCTTCAGAAGCTCAGTCTCGTATATTCACCCCCTTCATGCAGGTGGGTCCCTCAATTTCCAGAACACATGGAGGCACTGGCATAGGATTAAGCATAAGCAAGTGTTTGGTCCAGCTCATGAAAGGCGAAATAGGGTTTGTAAGTTTGCCAAAGATGGGATCCACTTTCACTTTTACAGCTGTTTTTGCCAATGGTTCCGGTAATTCAAATAACCCGAAGGGCAAACAAATCAACAATCAATCCAACTCTATTTCTTCGGAGTTCCACGGCGTGAGAGCGCTAGTTGTTGATCCAAGGCCTGCACGGGTCAAAGTGTCAAAATATCACATTGAGCGCCTTGGGATCTGTGTTGAAGTAGTTCCTGATTTGAACCGTGCATTTTCTAGTATTAGCACCAAGGAGGCTACCATAGATGTTGTTTTCATTGAACAGGAAGTTTGGGATAATGATTTTAATACGTCTACTCCGTTCGTCGAGAAATTAAGAGGGACTGACATTAGTGTTGCACCAAAACTGTTTCTTTTATCTAATTCTTTAAGTTCTACCCGATCGACTGTTTCAGCTTCTGGTATTCCTGCTTCATCCGTTATCATGAAGCCAATAAGGGCAAGTATGCTTGCTGCATCCCTGCAACGTTTAATGGGCGTTGGTAGTAGGGGAAATTCGTGCAATATAGAGCTTCCTCTGAGTCTTGGAGATCTGCTTCGGGGAAGAAGAATTCTTGTGGTAGATGATAATAAAGTGAATCTAAAAGTAGCAGAATGTTTCTTGAAAAAGTATGGTGCTGATGTGGTCCGTTCAGATGGCGGGGAagaagcagtctcactcttggAGCCTCCCCATAAGTTTGATGCCTGTTTCATGGATATTCAAATGCCAAAGATGGATGGGTATGTACATCTGATCGGTTTCTGTATTATTGTAGATTTATGGATGCTAGGAAATAAGCTTAATTGATCCCTTTAGGAATCTCATTCATATGATGGGACTTCACGCTTAttgttttcaatgattaaaaaaGTCTGATCGTCATTTGAATCATCATGCTAGTATGGTAGCGTAGACTGCTGTTGGAAAACTTGAATTTACCATTcgagttttcctttctttcatcCCGTGCAATGGTTTAAAGATCACATGACTTGAAATCTCGCAGGTTTAAAGCTACAAAGCTTATCCGCAGCATTGAATCTAAAGTAACTTCTCAAATCGAACAAGGGGAGTTGTCCGTTGAAGCTTTTGACAATGTTTCAAGCTGGCATGTGCCCATTTTGGCCATGACAGCTGATGTGATCCAGGCTACAAATGAAGAATGCACAAAATGTGGAATGGATGGCTATGTATCGAAACCATTTGATCCTGAGCGGCTTTATCGTGAAGTATCACGCTTTTTTTAGATTGTATCGAATGAAAACTAGCTAGGAACCTGGTGAATGCCCGATGTGCTCCAAGAGAAGTGCTTATCGGAGGTGTCTTGGCTTCCTCAAGTACTTGGTGGATTTTTCCCCAGTGAGTATCTTAACAACCAAATCTAAATGCTCAAGACACTGGTGCCACTGCTGGTGCTGCAAGTCTGACATTCTTCATCTTTTCTTGGTATTTTGGCAGTAAATTGATTTCTCCATTGGACTTGGGAGTGTACATGTTAGCCGAGGATTTGTGTTCGTGGCATTCACTTCGCCTCAGATAGACAACTGAGTTTTTCAACTTAAccttcttttgatatttgaagcCTTAAATAGGGCAGTCTGACCAGACTCgaggaaaattttttgaagaatcGAGTCTACAATTGAAGCTCTGCAGTTTATCCCATTTCCCATTTGCGAGAATGGAAATCAGCCTGGAAGATGAACTCTTAATCGTCGCTCTTCTGCAACATATGGGGAGGATCATCTCTGCACCATAGATATTGAATTAGTTGATGGTGTGAAATGCCACGTCTTGATAATATATACCAGGATATGCATCGATGTATAGTTGTGTATATATTTCAACGACAATAAAACAATCAATTGTGTAGGAgagtttccaaaaccaacctATGCCGAATTGTTCTTTTGACAATTACTATTGTCTGCTTTTTTAACAAGGAAGCAGCCATGTAAAAAAGTAGTACAGGGAGTAAAACTGGTTCGAGTGTAAAATGATAATTTTGGTGGTTCAGTAtaaattttgtccattttttgaataaaaaggTGGCCACAATTGCATCGAGTGCCGAAGTGGAATTTTTCTTATCCTTCATTTTAGAAGGCTCGTTCTTGTGATTTCCTTTTCCGAGGCAACTGAGCTGCgtcctctttttttcctttttccattcaTCAATGCCCGTGTCTGTCTGGCGTGGGATTCCGATGTTTTGAGGTTTTTCGTTGAATGAAAGAAATCATATTAACGACAGGTATAGAGGAAAATCCCTCTGCAGACATGTGTCAGGATTAGCACCTTGTTCGGGCGTCTCTCCCTTGAACTGAATTGGAGTAACAAGGATCTTAGTTTGGAGGAGTTTAGTTTTCGGGATAAGGCCAAAACTTGAATCCAAAGGGAACTTTACCTCTAGTAACATAGTATGACTCATATTTTTGACTGAAATAACTACTATATGTCAGAGGATAAAGTTGGGCACCCTCATAATTTATTAGGAAAAACCTTATAAATAGTAACAAGTTAAACTAAGAAAAAGTATACTTAATGATCAAGTTAAAATTGCTAATAGAACAACTCTACATGGGTTAAAGACCCGAATAGATGTTGCCCAGACAGAGTGGGTGGATAAACTACGTAGTATACTGTAGGTTTATATAACTACGTCCTGAACTGTCACGAAAGAAATTTCATTTGCCTTAACTTATGGAAAGGCAGTAATCCAAGCAGAAATTGGGTTGCCTTCAGCGAGGGTACAAAATATCATCGCGTAGAATAACGAGGAAGAGATGAGATATAACTTGGATGAGTTGAACAAAAAATGGAGGAAGTAGTAATAAAAATGACCAGGTACAAAAGGTGAATAGATTAATATTACAACGCTAAAGTTAGACGATCAATCTGTTCGGCTGCTTTGGGGTTATAATTGGAGAAATTTCCAATATCCAACCCAGGGAGATTTAGGGTCTGTATCTCATGAAAAGTAGAGGAGTACCCATACCGAAGGATAGGGGTATTCAAGATAGCTAGGTCGGCAAGGAATTCCTGAGACTTCAGAAAATTCTTGACCCCTAACTTCTAGCCTTCTTCGAGAGTAGCAGTGTGCTTGGCTTCGAGTTCTACTAATCTTTTTTGTTCAACCTCTAACTAAGCAAATAGAGCAGAAACCTTCTTGCTCTCTGAAGAAGCGCTGAGCTTCCCCGGACCGAGTTGACCTGATGAGTACGGCGTGCTGATGAGGAGAGCGCGTCCCAAGCCTGCAAAGCAAACAAGAGGGTGATCTGACAGGGGAGCCCCGAGATcgtccccgagggcactccgacggtcaagttagttctCCGGTGAGTGAGATTCACGGGAAGTAACACAGTCGGGAGTAACTGGCGtatagtgagcgtaccttgtgCAGTTGATGTGTGTTACCATTTATACCTGCTTGGGAGTtcgacctccgtacgtttcgggacCTGTCCAGAATAGTCTCAATCCCGCTCTGAGGGGGATCCTCCCCGCCCTCTACGGGATCATTCCCTGGAGCTCCTCGGAGCCCTAGCAGCGGAGGACCGCGGGACGGTTCTCATGGGCCCGGGGTCTAAGCCCAGTTCAGGCCtccctgggctgccacgtgtatAGGCCCAGGACGGGGCTTCTGCACTAGCCCCTTAAATTAGGTAGGGCTTCCGGGCAGACCTAATCTATACCCCTGCCACGTGGGAGCCCAGCGTCGCACTGCTCTGCCGCGGTCACCTCCGGTACAGTGCTGTCATTGGAAAGCTGCGCCCGCGTCCCTTCAGTTGTCGCGTCTCTTCGGTTTCCGTACCGCGCTTAAATGCGTTCACATGGGGCGGTTCAAATTTAAGCAGCCGTTTCTCCCCTATTTTGCTCCCTATAAATAGGGATTCCCAGATTTTCTCAGACTCTATTtgccattttcctttcttcaagTATTCTTGCGATTTTCCCTTCTTCACGTATTTTCTCCTACTACCAAAAGTTCTCGCGGCAAGACTTCCGGCCATCAGTACCCAGATTCCGGCGATTCCTTCGTCTTTTTCCACTCCGATCATTAGTAAGTTTTTTTCCCCCTCCTTcgcattttcttttcctcctttgcCACCTTCTGCATTTTATGTCGGATCGTTCCGGCGTTACTTCCACCGTATCCCAAACTCCGACCCGTCGTAGAGCCCCCAGAATCCTCATTTCCTCCTCGTCTTCGtcctcatcttcatcttcatcttcccctcctcctctctcttcttCCTCTGCCTCCAATCCCAACTTCCTCATTCCTGACCTGTTTGAGCCCATTGACATCATGAGCTCCCCATCTACCCATTCTCCTTCTGCCCGACTCCTGGAGGAGGTGGCCGAGCTCGATTCCCTCATCGAGCAGCAAGGCACTTCTATTCCCTCCCCCGAGTCTCCACATGACTCCCCTGGCGGAGCTCAGGGGGGAGCTGGGGAGGACAGGGACTCCTCCGAGGGGACCCCTGCTTCCGAGCAGGGGGATGATTCTGAATTCAACTACGGTCACCCCGACCGGCAGGAGGTCACCCTCTCACCCGAGGCAgtggccgagctggccgggtcTTTTTCCATCCATCCGGCCTTCGAGCCGCAAGCCGCCGGACCCAACGATCGAGCCTGCCGACCTCCCCCTGGCTTTGTAGCCATTTACAGGGAGCAGCGGCTCGCTGGGCTCCGGCTCCCCATTCCTCCAGCCCTGGCGGAGATCCTGAGCTACTGGGGGCTCCGGATCACCCAGGTCCACCCCAACTCGATCAGGATCATCATTGGATTCCTGATCTATTGCCAGATCTGTTCCATCCCCTACTCACTTTCCCTCTTCCGGGCCTCTTACATCCTCAAGCTCTCCCTCCCTGGGTGGTACTACTTCTCCCGCCGAGGGGCTAACCAAGTTCGGGGGGGAAAGGGCACCCAGGATTTACTCTATGGGGTCCCCTCTTCCATAAAAAATTGGAAGGGGGACTTCCTCTTTGTAAAATCCACGAGCTTTCCCCCGAACGTGTGGAAAGTCGGGGAGGTCGACTCCGACCCCTATCCGGAGGACCTGGACCCCAAGGCCCTCGGCCAACTGATGAACTCCAAGGTAAAACTCTATGCCGCCAAGTTCTCCACCGAGTAGATCTCTGCGGCCGGACTGATGGGGACGTTGTCCGGGTCCCCTGGAGAGGTGGTGGCCTCCCCTACCGACCTCGAAACCTGTAACGCCGACTCTGTCCCTGTAGCTCgttgtatttatatatatatattatatttttccctACTGACCTGTTTTGGCTGACCTGGCTATGTTTGCCGCAGTGAGGAAGCTCTCCAGGCTACTGGGCGCGCCACCCGAGCAGGTTGCTCCCGCCACGCAGCCGGAGGCATCGAAGAAGGCCTCCGAGACCTCTCCGACTCCTGGGCGCAACTCGGCCCCTCAGAAGGAGGCCTCCCAATCTCAGTCCCCCTCCAAGCAGGCCGCCAGCAAGAAGAAGGCGGCCGGGCAGAAGAGGGACCGAGGGGATGAAGCCCCCCAGCCCGAGAAGAGGCTCGCCCTCACCCAAGCACAGCCCCCTCCCCTGCTAACGTCGGGAGGCCCCGTCCACCTGGGGGTTGGTTCCGCGGAGGAGCACGCCCAGGAGACGCCTCCCCCCAGCCTGTGGCATTTCCGCCACGTGGCACCTGTGAAATCGGGCCAGGCCCCCTTTATGCACGTCTCCCGCCGCTTCTGTCCGTCATGGGGGCTCTCTATCAATAACCGAGCCCAGTTCCCCGAGGTGGCTCGCGAGTTGGTCACGGGTTCGGTCCTCCCGCGTGACAGGAAGTGGATGGACCTGGCGAGCCCGTCCGAGCTCCAGGACATGTACTTCACCGCCCAGGCCCAAGTAAGCCTTCTTCTGCTTTGACCATATGTGCCTCTGTTTCCCCCTTGGTGGAGTGCTAATTTTTACTTTCCTTTTCTCAGGCCAATGCCGCCGGCGCTGCCCTGGTGACCCGCTTCTCCGAGCTGTCTCCCGATCTGGAGATGTTGCAGAAGAAGAATCGGGAGACCGAGCAGAAGCTTGCCCAGGCCCTTAAGGGAGAGGACTCCCTTAAGGCCAAGTTGGGCAAAGCCGAGAAGGGGCTGGAGGAGGCCCAAGTCTAGCTCGCCGCCACTCTGTCCAAGTTGGACCAGGAAAAGAAGGGCGTGGCGAAACTGAGGGAGGACCATGCCATTGAGCTCTCCGGCACCGTCAGCCGGGAGCGCAAGAAGGCTGTTCGGGGGTTCATCTCCTCTGAATATTTCGCCGAGGACGTGGCCCTCCTCAACCAGCCCATCCTCCAGGTCGGCGTCACGCGGGCCCTGGACCAGATGAAGGGCCTCAACCTGCCCGGCTTCAACTTGGCTGACTTCAAGGACTTCAACCCCGCCGCCGAGGGGAAGTGGACTGGCTCTTCGATGGGTACTGCAAAGGGCATGCCCTGAAGGACCTGGTGGGCAGGAGCGATGTGGGGCCGAGCTGGCGGAGCTTCccctggaggaggaggagactCTTGGCAGGGCTTCCGGGAAGGAGCCGGTGGCTTAGGGTAGCGGTCACTCCAGAAACCCTTTCCATCTTCTTATAAGGATGTGACCGCGCTTCGGTAATGAATGGGTTTCAATGCCCCGCATTTCATAATTTCCATATCTTTTTGAATAGCTTTCACCATACGCCTCTCATCATGCTTGAGGTGTACCCTGCCATACGCCTCTCAACATGCTTAAAGTGTACCCTACCATACGCCTCTCAACATGCTTAAGGTGTTTCCTCAACTCCCGCCTCAAGTAGGTCGCCAGCAAGAAGAAGGCATGGTTAGGTCTTCCTTTCCTTGTATAGCTCGGTAggctttgtaatagatagggcctgAATGCATATGTGAAATGAAGTTTGAATGAAACTATCCGATTTGACCTTCAATTCCCTGTTAGCGGCGAACTCTAGTAACCGAAAAGGAACACCGACCTCCCGGGTCGAGTACCAAATAGATCCACCAAGGTAGCGTGCCGACCTCTCGGGTCGAGCATCTATCGTCCTTTAAGCTAACGACTAAGTTGTCAGGGACACCAAACCATCAAACTATCAGGCCGATTTAACAATCGAATTCTAATAACCGGAGTGACGcgccgacctcctgggccgaACACCAAACCTCTAGGCTTTAAGTttcgccgacctcctgggtcgaacgCCAAACCTAATTTACTGGAGCAGTGTGCCGGCCTCTTGGGTCGAACATCCGCCAAACTATAAGCCAGCAACCAAGATGACAAACTGAGGTCCCATCGGATGATCAAACTAAATCAACAACCAAATTCCAACAACCTGGGCggcgtgccgacctcctgggtcgagcaccGGGCCCTAAGGCTCTTTTAAGTTGCGTCGACCTCTCGGGTCGAGCGGCAAAATCCTAAGACAGTcctgccgacctcctgggtcgagcatcGAACTCTCAGACTTTTAAAGTTTTAAGCcccgccgacctcctgggtcgagcatcAATTCTCAAACTTCAAAGGCATTCCATTGATTCATTGTCTGAATTCGTCCCTTAgctgccgacctcctgggtcgagcagcAAAAATTTAAAGATAATCAAACACCTCCTGGGTTGAGCGCCGATCTCCCAGAATTGAATGGCATTCTATCCGTTACCATTCATGCCGACCTCCTGGATCGAGcgtcaaaattttaaatataatcatgccgacctcctgggtcgagcgtcgatattttagagataatcatgccgacctcctgggtcgagcgtcGATCTCTCGGACTTGAAAGGCATTCTGTCCGTTACCTCAAAATTTTAAAGATAAtcatgccgacctcctgggtcgagcgtcgatattttagagataatcatgccgacctcctgggtcgagcgtcGATCTCTCGGACTTGAAAGGCATTCTATCTGTTACCATTCATTACCCCTCAGGGCCCCCCACTAGGACACTTAGCATTATCTGAGTGTGCTAGTGTAGAAGTGAAAAGTTAAACGGCATTGATAATGAGAATGGACTTAAAACTTGAAAGCCGAACATTTATTTAATGATGAACTCGTATGAGGATTCCAAAGAATACATTAAGATACCCTGGACCTATCTATCATACGAACAAT from the Coffea arabica cultivar ET-39 chromosome 11e, Coffea Arabica ET-39 HiFi, whole genome shotgun sequence genome contains:
- the LOC113719277 gene encoding histidine kinase 3; translation: MSLLHVIGFGLKVGHLILVLCCWFVSLFSLNWISNGGVMTTKTGLLADGEQLWMKLWEKISGKSFKIHHHYSQYIGPKRVRRNWWKKLLVAWIVVGILVSVSVFWYMNSLATEKRKETIASMCDERARMLQDQFNVSMNHIQAMSILISTFYHSKNPSAIDQMTFARYTERTAFERPLTSGVAYAVRVLHSEREQFEKQQGWTIKRMDSIEQTPVHKDEYSSEVPEPSPVQEEYAPVIFAQDTIAHVISLDMLSGEEDRGNILRARESGKGVLTAPFRLIKSNRLGVILTFAVYKMDLPPDATPDERTQATDGYLGGVFDVESLVEKLLQQLASKQTILVNVCDTTNISHPISMYGSNVSDDGLQHVSALNFGDPFRKHEMRCRFKHKPPWPWLAITTSIGILVIALLVGQIFHATVNRIAKVEDDYHDMMELKKRAEAADIAKSQFLATVSHEIRTPMNGVLGMLHMLMDTDLDVTQQDYVKTAQGSGRALVSLINEVLDQAKIESGKLELEAVRFDLRAILDDVLSLFSGKSQEKGVELAAYVSDKVPEMLIGDPGRFRQIITNLMGNSIKFTEKGHVLVTVHLVEEVVDSVKGETESYSDDTLSGLPVADRRQSWRGFRGFSPDGPIAALPSSSIDEINLIVSVEDTGAGIPSEAQSRIFTPFMQVGPSISRTHGGTGIGLSISKCLVQLMKGEIGFVSLPKMGSTFTFTAVFANGSGNSNNPKGKQINNQSNSISSEFHGVRALVVDPRPARVKVSKYHIERLGICVEVVPDLNRAFSSISTKEATIDVVFIEQEVWDNDFNTSTPFVEKLRGTDISVAPKLFLLSNSLSSTRSTVSASGIPASSVIMKPIRASMLAASLQRLMGVGSRGNSCNIELPLSLGDLLRGRRILVVDDNKVNLKVAECFLKKYGADVVRSDGGEEAVSLLEPPHKFDACFMDIQMPKMDGFKATKLIRSIESKVTSQIEQGELSVEAFDNVSSWHVPILAMTADVIQATNEECTKCGMDGYVSKPFDPERLYREVSRFF